AGATCCCGCATGGAAGCCATTGATGAGGTCTGGCGAAATAGCCTCGCTCGGCCCCACTACGCGACGACGTTGATAGCTCAGAATCTTCATTGATTCTGACGATAGCCACCAATTGTCCTTTCGTCACGGGTGAGAACGGGAGGCGTCGGTGAGTGAAGATAAGGCAGCTTCACAATCCCCATCAATTGGCGACAACCAGCCGTCGACCGATCCAGCACTTCTCCTGTCCCTTGCCTGGATTGACGCTCACGTTGCGATGCTGGCCTCGTGCGTCCGGCAGCAGCAGGCGGAGGAGGGGCCATTGGAGCGCTGCGCGCTCTTGCCTCCCGGAGAAGTCATGGGGGGCGGGGAGGGGATTGGCGCCTACCGCGACTATCTCGATGCCCGCACGGTGGAGCGGGATGATGCTGAAAAGGCCGACGCCCTGTTGGCCGAGATTGCGACGACACCCGCTCGATCCATGGCGGGCGTGATCGCCAAGCTCGCGGTCATCCTTCGGGAGGCGAGTGACAACACAGACCTTTGCGAGTTTCCGCTGCCGCACATCCGCTCGGCCTTGGCCGATCTGCGGCGTCTCACGCATGAAACGGTAAGCGACCCGCCTGCGAGCTGGCCCGCAGGCGATCAGTCGATCGGCATTCTGTTCGAGCAGCCTGCATCGTCGTTCGCCGCCTGGCGTGCCTTTCGCGCCTGGAGCCAAGGCGATGACGACGCCTATCGCGCCTGGACGGACACATTCAAGACACTGCAAGGCGTAAGCCAGTAGGGATCGCAAAAATTCTTACTTGATCGCTCAGCGCCGAGATCTCTCCTCGTTCATTCGTCAATGACGGAATCCAAGGATTTCGCTCAACGCTGCGTCCCCCTATCAAATCCTTGAGAAGGGAAGGATGCGGATGAAGCCTGATACATCGCAGTGGCGTGACCCACAGGCATATGCGTTCGTCAAAGGCGCTGCAGCCGACGAGATCGCCTGGGAGTTTCTGCGACGCAATCCCCAGTATCAGCAGGATTTCGCGGCATCCCGTTCGGCCAAGGCGATGCGCGCGTTGCGCAAGCGCTGGGGTTT
This is a stretch of genomic DNA from Mesorhizobium japonicum MAFF 303099. It encodes these proteins:
- a CDS encoding transcriptional regulator domain-containing protein, whose protein sequence is MRMKPDTSQWRDPQAYAFVKGAAADEIAWEFLRRNPQYQQDFAASRSAKAMRALRKRWGLQFRRQA